The proteins below come from a single Halothiobacillus neapolitanus c2 genomic window:
- a CDS encoding efflux RND transporter permease subunit has translation MLKAVIDASINNRVLVLLLAAILAVVGWYSWKATPLDAIPDLSDTQVIIKTTYPGQSPQVVQDQVTYPLTTALLAVPGSTAVRGYSFYGDSYIYVTFKDGTNLYWARSRVLEYLNQARSSLPAGVEPQLGPDATGVGWVYEYALTDPSGQMNLSQLTTLQNWFLKFQLQTVSGVSEVATVGGMVREYQIVVDPDRLRAFGVSLATLRKAVADANKEVGGGVLELGGAEYMVTSRGYLKSVADIERIPVGVTQSGTPILVRDLGTVRLGPAPRRGVADLDGKGEVVGGIIVMRSGENARQVIDAVKTKIEHLKPSLPKGVEIVPVYDRSGVINRAVDTLSSKLVEEFLVVALVCAIFLWHLRSALVAIIGLPLGVLMAFIVMHAQGINANIMSLGGIAIAIGAMVDAAIVMIENAHRHLVAWRETHGSPPKGDDHWRLIAQSAGEVGPALFFSLLIITLSFIPVFTLQAQEGRMFAPLAFTKTYAMAAAAGLAITLIPVLMGYFIRGRIPREEANPLNRFLIALYRPVLHTVLRFPKTLMAISLIFVLSAVLPLAGVGGYLAPLKWVGSSAWQLHVSDWQNDWAKRWASTFSFAPKIAELGRGLGSEFMPTLDEGDLLYMPTTAPGLSIGDARLLLQQVDALIAEEPVVKSVFGKIGRADTATDPAPLTMIETTIQFKPKSEWPAGMTLQKVIDNLNQKIQFPGLNNAWVMPIKTRIDMQTTGIQTPVGVKITGPDLHQIDRIGKQVEAVLQTVPGTQTAYADRTNGGRYIEITPDRIKAARFGLNIGEIQDVISSAVGGVEVTQTVEGLERFPVSIRYPRADRDSVSKLKDLPIVTPTGATVALGQIATVQVTDGPPMIRSEDSRPAGFVFVTTQGVDLGSYVNNARRIVDAKVKLPPGYAISWTGQYQYLQRATERLKQVVPLTLAIIFVLLFLIFRHGGKASLIMVTLPFALVGGFWLLWALGFELSIAVAVGFIALAGVAAEFGVVMLIYLDHAIEDRRRAGRLNTRTDLRDAIMEGAVLRVRPKAMTVAVILAGLIPILVGHGTGSEVMSRIAAPMIGGMITAPLLSMLLLPAVYWLWQRRHLPAG, from the coding sequence ATGTTAAAAGCCGTGATTGACGCCTCGATCAATAATCGAGTGCTGGTGCTCCTGCTGGCCGCCATTCTGGCGGTGGTCGGCTGGTATTCGTGGAAAGCCACGCCGCTGGATGCGATTCCCGACCTGTCCGATACCCAGGTCATCATTAAAACCACCTATCCCGGCCAGTCGCCCCAGGTGGTGCAGGATCAGGTGACCTATCCGTTGACGACGGCATTGCTCGCCGTGCCCGGCTCGACGGCGGTGCGGGGTTATTCGTTCTATGGCGATTCGTATATTTACGTCACGTTCAAGGATGGCACGAACCTGTATTGGGCGCGTTCAAGGGTACTTGAGTATCTCAATCAGGCACGTTCCAGCCTGCCTGCTGGCGTGGAACCACAACTTGGCCCGGATGCGACGGGCGTAGGTTGGGTGTATGAGTACGCGCTCACCGACCCTTCGGGCCAGATGAATCTGTCGCAACTGACGACCTTGCAGAACTGGTTCTTGAAATTCCAGTTGCAGACTGTGTCTGGAGTTTCGGAAGTTGCGACGGTGGGCGGCATGGTGCGCGAGTACCAGATCGTGGTGGATCCCGATCGTCTACGTGCGTTCGGCGTATCGCTCGCCACGCTGCGCAAGGCCGTGGCCGATGCCAACAAGGAAGTCGGCGGCGGGGTGCTGGAGCTCGGTGGCGCAGAATACATGGTCACCAGCCGGGGCTATCTCAAAAGCGTGGCCGATATCGAGCGCATTCCGGTGGGCGTGACTCAAAGCGGCACGCCGATTCTGGTGCGGGATCTCGGTACGGTTCGCCTGGGACCTGCGCCGCGTCGAGGGGTAGCTGATCTCGATGGCAAAGGCGAGGTGGTCGGCGGCATCATTGTGATGCGCTCCGGTGAGAACGCGCGTCAGGTCATCGATGCGGTGAAGACCAAAATCGAACACCTAAAACCAAGCTTGCCCAAAGGCGTGGAAATCGTGCCGGTATATGACCGCTCCGGCGTCATCAACCGGGCGGTGGATACCCTGAGCAGCAAACTGGTCGAGGAATTCCTCGTGGTGGCGCTGGTGTGTGCGATTTTCCTATGGCATCTGCGTTCGGCGCTCGTGGCGATCATCGGCCTACCCTTGGGCGTGTTGATGGCCTTCATCGTGATGCACGCGCAGGGCATCAACGCCAACATCATGTCGCTCGGTGGCATTGCGATTGCCATCGGCGCGATGGTCGATGCCGCCATCGTGATGATCGAAAATGCCCACCGGCATCTGGTGGCGTGGCGCGAGACGCACGGCAGCCCGCCCAAAGGTGACGATCATTGGCGCTTGATCGCCCAATCAGCGGGAGAGGTCGGGCCGGCGCTGTTTTTCTCGCTGCTCATCATCACCCTGTCGTTCATTCCTGTATTTACCCTGCAAGCACAGGAAGGGCGCATGTTCGCCCCACTGGCTTTCACCAAAACCTATGCGATGGCGGCGGCGGCGGGTCTGGCAATCACCTTGATCCCGGTGTTGATGGGCTACTTCATTCGTGGACGCATTCCACGAGAGGAAGCCAATCCGCTCAATCGCTTCTTGATTGCGCTCTACCGTCCGGTGTTGCATACGGTGCTGCGTTTCCCCAAAACCCTGATGGCGATCAGTCTGATCTTCGTGCTATCCGCGGTATTGCCTTTGGCCGGGGTTGGCGGGTATCTGGCCCCGCTCAAATGGGTGGGCAGCAGCGCGTGGCAGTTGCACGTCAGCGACTGGCAAAACGATTGGGCCAAGCGTTGGGCAAGCACGTTCTCGTTCGCGCCCAAAATAGCGGAACTGGGCCGGGGCTTGGGTAGTGAGTTCATGCCGACACTGGATGAAGGCGACTTGCTTTATATGCCCACCACCGCGCCGGGGTTATCCATTGGCGATGCGCGCTTGCTGTTGCAGCAGGTCGACGCGCTGATTGCCGAAGAACCGGTAGTTAAATCAGTGTTCGGCAAAATCGGCCGGGCAGACACGGCCACCGATCCCGCGCCGCTGACCATGATCGAGACCACGATTCAGTTCAAGCCCAAAAGCGAATGGCCTGCGGGCATGACGCTGCAAAAAGTGATCGACAACCTCAATCAGAAGATTCAGTTCCCGGGGCTGAACAATGCCTGGGTCATGCCGATCAAGACCCGAATCGACATGCAGACCACCGGCATTCAAACCCCGGTTGGCGTCAAGATCACCGGGCCCGATCTTCATCAGATCGACCGCATCGGCAAACAGGTCGAGGCGGTGTTGCAGACCGTGCCCGGCACGCAGACGGCCTACGCCGACCGTACCAACGGCGGGCGTTATATCGAAATCACACCGGATCGCATCAAGGCCGCGCGTTTCGGTTTGAACATCGGTGAAATTCAGGATGTCATCAGCTCGGCGGTCGGCGGGGTGGAAGTGACGCAAACCGTCGAAGGGCTGGAGCGTTTTCCTGTGAGTATTCGTTATCCGCGCGCCGATCGGGATAGCGTGAGCAAGCTCAAGGACTTGCCGATTGTGACACCGACCGGCGCCACGGTGGCGTTGGGGCAGATTGCCACGGTTCAGGTCACCGATGGTCCGCCCATGATCCGCTCCGAGGACAGCCGCCCCGCTGGTTTCGTGTTCGTCACCACCCAAGGGGTCGATCTGGGTAGTTATGTCAACAATGCGCGTCGGATCGTCGATGCCAAGGTGAAGTTGCCGCCGGGCTATGCCATCAGCTGGACGGGTCAATATCAGTACCTGCAACGGGCCACGGAGCGCCTCAAGCAGGTGGTGCCCCTGACTCTTGCGATCATTTTCGTGCTGTTATTCCTGATCTTCCGGCATGGCGGCAAGGCCAGCCTGATTATGGTGACGCTCCCGTTCGCACTGGTCGGCGGCTTCTGGCTGTTGTGGGCCTTGGGGTTCGAGTTGTCGATTGCGGTCGCGGTCGGCTTCATCGCGCTGGCCGGCGTGGCCGCTGAATTTGGCGTGGTGATGTTGATCTATCTCGATCACGCCATCGAGGATCGGCGCCGCGCCGGGCGGCTGAACACCCGAACCGATCTGCGAGATGCCATCATGGAAGGCGCGGTGCTGCGCGTTCGCCCTAAAGCGATGACCGTGGCGGTGATTCTGGCAGGCCTGATCCCGATTCTGGTCGGACACGGTACCGGTTCGGAAGTCATGAGCCGCATCGCCGCCCCCATGATCGGCGGCATGATCACCGCCCCGTTACTCTCCATGCTGCTGTTGCCCGCCGTGTACTGGCTCTGGCAGCGACGGCATTTGCCAGCAGGATAA
- a CDS encoding DUF4332 domain-containing protein — protein MATAINGLRGMTDAMLQECKAQGIKDVDQLTDALASPAARKQWADKLGETTQDVLAIANRADLSRINGVGGVFSDLLEASGVDTVKELAHRRPDNLHEKMAQVNADKTLATRTPTEAECAEWVEQAKALGGKITY, from the coding sequence ATGGCAACAGCAATCAATGGTTTGCGCGGCATGACGGACGCGATGCTGCAGGAATGTAAAGCACAGGGCATCAAGGATGTCGATCAACTCACAGACGCACTGGCCAGCCCGGCTGCGCGCAAACAATGGGCGGACAAATTGGGCGAAACCACACAGGATGTGCTGGCCATTGCCAATCGGGCCGATCTTTCGCGCATCAACGGCGTGGGCGGCGTGTTCAGTGACTTGCTGGAAGCATCCGGCGTGGATACGGTCAAAGAACTGGCGCATCGCCGCCCTGACAACCTGCATGAAAAAATGGCGCAAGTGAATGCGGATAAGACACTCGCAACGCGCACCCCGACAGAGGCGGAATGCGCCGAGTGGGTCGAGCAAGCCAAGGCCCTGGGTGGAAAAATCACGTACTGA
- a CDS encoding type II toxin-antitoxin system RelE/ParE family toxin: MSFALKQTRRFARAYKKLHDQVAADVDIAAAVVAANPSVGERKKGDLADLFVYKFHSHNQLYLLGYTLDEAVRLIYLEAIGPHENFYRDIKR, translated from the coding sequence ATGAGCTTCGCGCTCAAACAAACCCGCCGTTTTGCCCGTGCCTACAAGAAACTTCATGACCAGGTGGCCGCCGATGTCGATATCGCCGCAGCGGTAGTGGCGGCTAATCCCAGCGTCGGGGAGCGAAAGAAGGGGGATCTTGCTGATTTATTTGTGTACAAATTCCACAGCCATAACCAGCTGTATCTGCTTGGTTACACGCTTGATGAAGCGGTGCGGCTAATCTATCTCGAAGCGATTGGGCCGCATGAAAACTTCTATCGGGATATCAAAAGATAA
- a CDS encoding ParD-like family protein gives MTSTSIRIDQTLYEQARSEALTEHRSIAGQVEYWAKVGRAALDNPDLPVSFIAESLVSLAEPREEATAFIPRKSC, from the coding sequence ATGACATCCACTTCGATCCGAATTGACCAGACTCTCTATGAGCAGGCGCGCAGTGAGGCATTGACTGAGCACCGCAGTATTGCAGGCCAAGTCGAATATTGGGCAAAGGTGGGGCGTGCTGCACTTGATAATCCTGATCTGCCTGTTAGCTTCATTGCCGAATCACTGGTCTCCTTGGCCGAACCTCGCGAAGAGGCTACCGCTTTCATTCCTAGAAAGTCGTGTTGA
- a CDS encoding sulfite exporter TauE/SafE family protein yields MPADMTFWAALLVGFFGGVHCIGMCGGIVGALTFGLPPEKRATPGQLLPYLLAYNLARISSYVIAGAIAGLIGAFGLSLIPMQHAQLYLLMVAGGFMVLMGLYVGGWWFGLTRIERVGSRLWRYIEPLGRRLMPVKTPKQALLLGFVWGWLPCGLVYSVLIWALSAGSATQGALLMLGFGLGTLPNLLLMGAFAAQLSALTRKKWVRWIAGGAVLGFGLYTIGSAIWNIQVS; encoded by the coding sequence ATGCCCGCAGACATGACATTTTGGGCGGCCTTACTGGTCGGATTTTTTGGCGGCGTACATTGTATCGGCATGTGCGGCGGCATTGTCGGCGCACTCACCTTCGGCCTGCCACCCGAAAAACGCGCCACGCCCGGCCAGCTATTGCCTTATCTGCTTGCCTATAACCTTGCGCGCATCTCATCTTATGTGATCGCCGGTGCCATTGCCGGATTGATCGGTGCGTTCGGCTTATCGCTGATCCCGATGCAACATGCCCAGCTTTATCTGCTCATGGTTGCCGGCGGCTTTATGGTTTTGATGGGTTTGTACGTGGGCGGCTGGTGGTTTGGGCTTACGCGCATCGAACGCGTCGGTTCACGCCTGTGGCGCTACATCGAGCCACTGGGTCGCCGGTTGATGCCCGTTAAAACTCCGAAACAGGCGTTATTACTGGGGTTTGTTTGGGGCTGGCTGCCCTGCGGGCTGGTGTACAGCGTGCTTATCTGGGCGCTTTCGGCAGGCAGCGCGACACAAGGCGCACTGCTGATGCTGGGGTTTGGCCTCGGCACCTTGCCAAACCTGTTACTGATGGGCGCGTTCGCCGCGCAACTCTCCGCCCTAACCCGTAAAAAATGGGTTCGCTGGATCGCCGGTGGCGCCGTGCTCGGCTTTGGCCTGTATACCATCGGCTCGGCCATCTGGAATATCCAAGTGAGTTGA
- the hrpA gene encoding ATP-dependent RNA helicase HrpA: MNSTLNEPQDAAAPQSAPLSTEPADIIDFLRANLAELPLVDQPALSRRLAGAERALQQNRLDAGRLAELVTAFEASAALLTERRSAELNIDYPAELPVSGQREAIMDLIRAHPVVIVAGETGSGKTTQLPKMLLELGFGVKGQIGHTQPRRIAARNVASRLAEELGVTGAGVVGYKVRFSDQTRASSRVAVMTDGILLAEIHSDPDLLRYDALIIDEAHERSLNIDFLLGIVRRLLDRRPDFRLVITSATIDTARFARHFAGTDASGEPQPAPVITVAGRSFPVEYRYRSLTAPQNDNDTETEEERDLPAAVVAAVDELHAEAQTTGGGDILVFLPGEREIRECAHRLGRHGLRHTEILPLFARLSAAEQQRIFAQHTGRRIVLTTNVAETSLTVPGILYVIDSGLARIARYSPRSRVQKLAVEAISQASANQRAGRCGRIAPGVCIRLFDEADYAGRPAFTDPEILRTNLASVVLRMIELRLGEPEHFPFIEPPDSRQLAGARRLLFELGALDERQRITPLGRQLARLPVDPTLGRMVLSNLSKADATSVDILIVVAFLSIQDPRERPADHAQAADQAQQAFRLADSDFAGILALWDQWHTVVRHENQRKRRDWAKKHFLSYNRLLEWHDLFGQLREQADEIGRVKLPDPLPLPVMTDGDEAPLRARLDALHQAMLPGLLAQIGLRDEATRTDKNTPKDSRDQRGKKQRTPTIYIGANNRRFQIFPGSQLAKTQPKWLMSAEIVETTRVYARMNATINPRWIEDMAAHLTTREYSEPRWDQRGGRVAAFETVKLFGLPIVTKRRIDFGRIDPLGARAIFIRAALVEGEFDSGLKFWRHNQALIDEIREIEARNRRPDLLIDDQTLFDFYETHLPAEVYDAHTLVRWLKTITPKQPDVLCMTRDDLLAREPVELDPAGFPDRLSMGAFSLPLAYHFAPGSADDGVTLRLPLAALKQIDADRASHLIPGLRREKIEALIRSLPKADRRHFVPAPEFAASVNERVSVDRGGLPAQVAEQLARMTGHKITADAFDERRLEPHLRMRFALIDAKQTDPDKQIIDADRDLSALRARHAAAAERALVERTRHRLERDDLIDWSFGELPESLTVEELGAELTAYPALIDQGDCAEVRLFDAPERAVLAHRSGVVRLMLIALGEQIRHLSQYLKQERSLDPARLQYSQWSNTRPLPAFGLTLPQRRDAAFDQALIARSIAKLAVDALPFIRDESTFRARVERLKPQLDDTVRRLAAQIRTIFAQHQALRAKLKGRLPLSQIEAAREIAEQFDLLFYPGMIWNTPQTLLDNLPRYLTAAEKRLEKIDRHPERDRMLRVQFMPVCARVTDKITATAPTPEAFAALNQLHEQLEEWRVATFAQELARKGAPGAKEIEQAIKQLSH; this comes from the coding sequence ATGAATTCTACGCTAAATGAACCACAGGATGCCGCTGCCCCACAGTCGGCACCGTTATCAACTGAGCCAGCCGACATTATCGATTTTTTACGTGCGAATCTGGCCGAGCTGCCGCTTGTCGATCAACCAGCACTGTCTCGCCGGTTGGCTGGGGCTGAGCGTGCCTTGCAGCAGAATCGGCTGGATGCGGGTCGGCTGGCCGAGCTGGTCACGGCTTTCGAGGCCAGTGCGGCCTTGTTGACGGAGCGGCGTTCGGCAGAATTGAACATCGATTATCCTGCAGAGCTGCCCGTCAGCGGCCAGCGCGAGGCGATCATGGATTTGATCCGCGCGCATCCGGTGGTGATCGTGGCGGGGGAGACCGGTTCCGGCAAAACTACTCAGTTGCCCAAGATGCTGCTGGAGCTGGGCTTTGGCGTTAAAGGCCAGATTGGCCACACCCAGCCTCGGCGCATCGCGGCGCGAAACGTGGCTAGCCGATTAGCCGAAGAGCTGGGCGTGACGGGCGCGGGCGTGGTCGGCTACAAGGTGCGTTTTTCCGATCAAACCCGTGCGAGCAGTCGCGTCGCGGTGATGACTGATGGCATTTTGTTGGCCGAAATTCACAGCGATCCTGATCTGTTGCGCTACGACGCGCTCATTATTGATGAAGCGCACGAACGCAGCCTGAATATCGATTTTCTGCTCGGCATCGTGCGCCGCTTGCTCGATCGTCGTCCTGATTTTCGTTTGGTGATTACCTCCGCCACCATCGACACCGCCCGATTTGCTCGGCATTTCGCCGGTACGGACGCGTCGGGCGAACCGCAACCCGCGCCGGTTATCACCGTGGCAGGGCGGAGTTTCCCGGTCGAATATCGCTATCGGTCATTGACTGCACCACAGAATGACAACGACACTGAGACGGAGGAAGAACGGGATCTGCCCGCCGCCGTCGTGGCTGCTGTCGATGAATTACATGCAGAGGCGCAAACCACCGGCGGGGGCGACATTCTGGTCTTCCTGCCGGGCGAGCGGGAAATCCGCGAGTGCGCCCACCGGCTGGGTCGGCATGGTTTGCGCCATACGGAGATTTTGCCGTTGTTTGCGCGCCTGTCCGCCGCCGAGCAGCAGCGCATTTTCGCGCAGCACACGGGCCGGCGCATCGTGCTGACCACGAACGTCGCCGAAACGTCACTCACCGTGCCCGGCATTCTTTATGTGATCGATTCGGGCTTGGCGCGAATTGCCCGTTACAGCCCGCGCTCACGGGTGCAAAAGCTGGCGGTGGAAGCGATTTCGCAAGCATCGGCGAACCAGCGTGCGGGCCGTTGTGGCCGAATCGCGCCGGGGGTGTGCATTCGCCTGTTTGATGAGGCCGATTACGCTGGCCGACCGGCGTTCACCGATCCCGAAATTCTGCGCACCAACCTCGCCTCGGTGGTGTTACGCATGATCGAATTGCGTTTGGGCGAGCCGGAGCATTTCCCGTTCATTGAACCGCCCGATTCACGGCAACTCGCCGGTGCCCGCCGTTTGTTGTTCGAATTGGGCGCGCTCGACGAGCGCCAGCGCATCACGCCATTGGGGCGCCAACTGGCGCGCTTGCCGGTCGATCCGACCTTAGGCAGGATGGTGTTATCAAACTTATCGAAGGCAGACGCCACCTCGGTGGATATCCTGATCGTCGTGGCCTTCCTGTCGATACAAGACCCGCGTGAACGCCCAGCCGATCACGCGCAGGCCGCCGATCAAGCGCAACAGGCGTTCCGCTTGGCCGACTCGGATTTCGCGGGCATTCTGGCCCTGTGGGATCAATGGCATACCGTGGTGCGACACGAGAACCAGCGCAAGCGGCGCGACTGGGCGAAAAAGCATTTCCTCTCGTATAACCGGCTGCTGGAATGGCACGATCTGTTCGGCCAGTTGCGTGAACAAGCCGATGAAATCGGGCGGGTGAAATTACCCGATCCTTTGCCCTTGCCTGTGATGACAGATGGCGATGAAGCGCCACTGCGTGCGCGACTTGATGCTCTGCATCAGGCAATGCTGCCTGGTTTGCTGGCGCAGATTGGCCTGCGCGATGAAGCCACGCGAACAGATAAAAACACGCCAAAAGACAGCCGCGACCAACGCGGCAAGAAGCAGCGTACGCCGACGATCTACATCGGCGCGAACAATCGCCGCTTCCAGATTTTCCCCGGCTCCCAACTGGCCAAAACCCAGCCCAAATGGCTTATGAGCGCAGAAATCGTAGAGACGACCCGCGTCTACGCGCGCATGAACGCCACCATCAATCCGCGCTGGATCGAGGATATGGCCGCGCATCTGACCACGCGTGAATACAGCGAACCGCGCTGGGATCAACGGGGCGGACGCGTGGCCGCCTTTGAAACCGTCAAACTGTTCGGCTTGCCGATTGTGACCAAGCGACGGATCGATTTTGGCCGCATTGATCCGCTGGGCGCGCGCGCGATCTTTATTCGTGCCGCCTTGGTTGAAGGGGAATTCGATAGCGGGCTCAAATTTTGGCGACACAATCAAGCCCTGATCGACGAAATTCGGGAAATCGAAGCGCGTAATCGCCGCCCCGATTTGCTGATTGATGATCAAACCCTGTTCGATTTTTACGAAACCCACCTGCCTGCGGAAGTCTACGACGCGCATACGCTGGTGCGCTGGTTGAAAACCATCACGCCCAAACAGCCCGATGTGCTCTGCATGACGCGCGATGATCTGCTGGCGCGTGAGCCGGTCGAGCTCGATCCCGCGGGTTTCCCCGATCGGTTGTCGATGGGCGCGTTCAGCTTGCCGCTGGCTTATCACTTCGCGCCCGGCAGCGCGGATGATGGTGTCACCCTGCGTCTGCCGTTGGCGGCACTCAAACAAATCGATGCCGATCGGGCCAGCCACCTCATCCCTGGTTTGCGCCGTGAAAAGATCGAAGCGCTGATTCGCAGCCTGCCCAAAGCCGACCGCCGCCATTTCGTGCCCGCGCCGGAATTTGCAGCTTCCGTTAATGAACGGGTGTCCGTTGATCGTGGCGGCCTGCCGGCGCAAGTGGCCGAACAACTGGCCCGCATGACAGGGCACAAAATCACCGCCGATGCCTTCGATGAACGCAGGCTGGAACCACATTTGCGGATGCGATTTGCCTTGATCGACGCCAAGCAGACCGACCCGGATAAGCAAATCATCGATGCCGACCGCGATCTTTCAGCCCTGCGGGCGCGTCACGCCGCCGCAGCCGAGCGTGCCCTGGTTGAGCGCACGCGCCATCGACTGGAACGCGATGACCTCATCGACTGGTCGTTCGGCGAACTGCCCGAAAGCCTCACGGTAGAAGAGCTCGGCGCTGAACTCACCGCGTACCCCGCCTTGATCGATCAGGGCGACTGCGCCGAAGTGCGCCTGTTCGATGCGCCGGAACGTGCCGTGCTGGCGCACCGCTCCGGCGTGGTACGCTTGATGCTTATCGCCCTGGGCGAGCAGATTCGGCATTTGAGCCAATACCTCAAACAAGAGCGCAGCCTCGACCCGGCGCGGTTGCAATACAGCCAATGGTCGAACACACGCCCTTTGCCCGCTTTTGGTTTGACCTTGCCCCAACGGCGCGATGCCGCGTTCGATCAGGCGTTAATTGCTCGCAGCATCGCCAAACTCGCCGTAGACGCCTTACCCTTCATTCGAGACGAGTCCACATTCCGTGCCCGCGTCGAACGATTGAAGCCCCAACTGGATGATACGGTGCGCCGATTGGCAGCCCAAATACGCACGATCTTCGCGCAACATCAGGCCCTGCGCGCCAAACTCAAAGGCCGCCTGCCCCTGTCGCAAATCGAAGCCGCGCGCGAAATTGCCGAACAATTCGATTTATTGTTCTACCCCGGCATGATCTGGAACACCCCGCAAACCCTGCTCGACAACCTGCCGCGCTACCTCACCGCCGCTGAAAAACGCCTAGAAAAAATCGACCGCCACCCCGAACGCGACCGCATGTTGCGCGTACAGTTCATGCCCGTCTGCGCCCGCGTCACAGACAAAATCACCGCAACCGCACCCACCCCGGAAGCGTTCGCAGCACTCAATCAATTGCATGAACAACTCGAAGAATGGCGCGTCGCCACCTTCGCGCAAGAACTGGCCCGCAAAGGCGCACCCGGCGCCAAAGAAATCGAGCAAGCCATCAAACAACTTTCGCATTAA
- a CDS encoding DUF3024 domain-containing protein yields the protein MAFSEFELKKHEKMLKAYIEKHRPPAHIRNEIDLGYRQAGQSVEIFEIRSRWDNPKEKMENPVAKATYVKTQDIWKIYWQRADQKWHSYVPHPTVKSLEAFLKVVEDDECACFYG from the coding sequence ATGGCATTTAGCGAATTTGAATTAAAAAAACACGAAAAGATGTTGAAGGCTTATATCGAAAAGCACAGGCCGCCCGCCCACATTCGAAACGAAATCGATCTCGGTTACAGGCAAGCAGGACAAAGCGTCGAAATTTTCGAAATTCGTTCGCGCTGGGATAACCCAAAAGAGAAAATGGAGAACCCTGTTGCAAAAGCAACCTACGTCAAAACACAAGACATCTGGAAAATATACTGGCAAAGGGCTGATCAAAAATGGCATTCCTACGTGCCGCATCCTACCGTCAAAAGCTTGGAGGCGTTCTTGAAGGTTGTTGAGGATGACGAATGTGCGTGCTTTTACGGTTAA
- a CDS encoding type II toxin-antitoxin system RelE/ParE family toxin translates to MGKFSLSHSAKADLRGIARFTEKHWGRAQRLHYLKGLDETFKILADSPTLGNACDYIETGVRKYPFQSHVVFYECLSNEEILVVRMLHKNMDVHQAVFPA, encoded by the coding sequence ATGGGCAAATTTTCTCTTAGCCACTCCGCAAAAGCCGATTTGCGTGGAATCGCACGATTCACAGAAAAACATTGGGGGAGAGCACAACGCCTGCATTACCTCAAAGGCTTGGATGAAACTTTCAAGATACTGGCCGATTCGCCAACACTTGGTAATGCCTGTGATTACATCGAAACAGGTGTGCGCAAATATCCTTTTCAGAGCCATGTGGTATTTTACGAGTGCCTCTCAAACGAGGAGATTCTAGTGGTGCGCATGCTTCATAAAAATATGGATGTTCATCAGGCTGTTTTCCCCGCCTAA
- a CDS encoding type II toxin-antitoxin system ParD family antitoxin, which produces MAKNTSVSLGNHFDQFIAAQLSKGRYGSATEVVRAGLRLLENEEQKLETLRQLIAEGRASGTAEYNYEKFMAELDNELS; this is translated from the coding sequence ATGGCAAAAAACACCAGTGTCAGCTTGGGAAACCATTTTGATCAGTTTATTGCAGCTCAACTGTCGAAAGGCCGCTATGGCTCAGCGACAGAGGTGGTGCGCGCTGGTTTGCGCCTGCTTGAGAATGAAGAACAGAAACTGGAAACACTGCGCCAATTAATAGCAGAAGGCCGAGCCAGTGGAACGGCTGAATACAACTATGAAAAGTTTATGGCCGAACTCGATAATGAATTGAGTTAA
- a CDS encoding anti-sigma factor → MNESTEHIEYVLGLLDEPTDRLTERAIKASPEQRRAVTNWSLIISDHLLSQCESRPLLGWVWSRIERQLDHQAQDVGSALLRWRMAAAIVAMIGIGLLVGVFVPNKPTMQADSIAMMPMAQGQSAMWEAKADTTTQQLQVTCLTNADQEINKQAVLWLITPQGQTVAVGSLPMKKGESVTVRPALWSNTIAQTKLAISLEPTGKPIGNKPVGPVVWQGDWSKAS, encoded by the coding sequence ATGAACGAATCCACTGAACACATCGAATATGTCCTCGGTCTGCTGGACGAACCAACCGATCGGTTGACCGAGCGGGCAATCAAAGCATCGCCCGAGCAACGGCGTGCCGTCACCAACTGGTCGCTGATCATCTCCGATCACCTGCTGTCACAATGCGAATCGCGCCCGTTGCTCGGCTGGGTATGGTCCCGCATCGAACGACAGCTCGATCATCAGGCGCAGGATGTCGGCAGCGCATTGCTACGTTGGCGCATGGCCGCAGCCATTGTCGCCATGATCGGAATCGGGCTGCTCGTCGGCGTCTTTGTGCCCAACAAGCCAACCATGCAGGCCGACAGCATCGCCATGATGCCGATGGCACAAGGCCAATCCGCCATGTGGGAAGCCAAGGCGGATACAACAACACAGCAGCTTCAAGTCACCTGTTTGACAAATGCCGATCAAGAAATTAACAAACAAGCCGTTCTGTGGTTAATTACCCCGCAAGGACAAACGGTGGCCGTTGGCAGTTTGCCGATGAAGAAAGGGGAAAGCGTCACGGTACGCCCCGCACTCTGGAGCAATACGATTGCACAAACCAAACTCGCCATCAGCTTGGAACCCACCGGCAAGCCAATTGGCAACAAGCCGGTCGGCCCGGTTGTATGGCAGGGGGATTGGAGTAAAGCATCCTGA